A section of the Pithys albifrons albifrons isolate INPA30051 chromosome 4, PitAlb_v1, whole genome shotgun sequence genome encodes:
- the NBN gene encoding nibrin has product MWKLVPASGKGEPYRLLSGTEYVVGRKNCAILIQDDQSISRSHAVLTVTRPETTSNQSLSVPILTVKDTSKYGTFVNGSKLNGTTVSLQSGDRINFGVFESKFRVEYEPLVVCSSCLDVAQKAALNQAIQQLGGHVVNEWTKECTHLVMVSVKVTVKTICALICARPIIKPEFFVELIRSIQSRQQLPNHESFYPPVDEPSIGTEKLDLSEHHERKKIFSGKTFVFLSAKQHKKLGPAVILGGGEVKLMTEGREEMPSLISPEVCVVDVGLTNSQNPGSDSLRNWTESILTILQRKNLRAIPEAEIGLAVIFMSTEKYCNPQKQPGSKAVTEGAAASAVVGGAISQSLAVDETIMPTAADSSTLYIADTEEQTCMEIENTPQMDRQGKMAFQDTTTIKKNTNTSGSVNAATLISRGSRTFGLSQKSQPVSPCKISEAAKPSESASRHRSNSITNYFQVARKRERAEEEEETSVPKLAKLKEKSLPLSKCTEPTTSSVCNSEVKQHQNKNNILDPNPDFALEDTGIKFMRKSIKPTSDKTDTKTISSENHAPQKRKKLDDLSEDAESLEIVFGSRDLDWEDQMADHDQEAQGNRRKKRCLEAKGSRSQEENQREENKILKEEELGSVLTSETESNIKQESRVSNHSKLEDDSSSLPSRLLLTEFRSLVVSHQRHNSHSTGNTSYGGKKNFKMFKKVAYPGAGQLPYIIGGSDLIAHHAKKNREIEDWLRQEMEEQNRYAREEALADDLFRYDPNVKRRR; this is encoded by the exons ATGTGGAAGCTGGTACCCGCCTCAGGAAAAG GAGAACCATATCGCCTTCTAAGTGGTACAGAATATGTTGTTGGCCGCAAAAACTGTGCCATTTTAATTCAGGATGATCAGTCCATCAGTCGAAGCCATGCAGTTCTGACAGTGACCCGTCCTGAAACAACCTCT aatcAGTCTCTCTCAGTCCCTATATTAACAGTAAAAGATACATCTAAATATGGTACCTTCGTTAATGGATCAAAGCTCAATGGCACTACAGTGTCTTTGCAGTCTGGTGACAGAATCAACTTCGGAGTCTTTGAGAGCAAGTTTAG AGTGGAATATGAACCTTTGGTTGTCTGCTCCTCATGTTTAGATGTAGCTCAAAAAGCTGCTTTAAATCAAGCCATCCAGCAGCTTGGAGGCCATGTAGTGAATGAATGGACAAAAGAGTGTACCCACCTTGTCATGGTATCAGTGAAAGTTACTGTTAAG ACTATTTGTGCTTTGATTTGTGCTCGACCAATTATAAAACCAGAGTTTTTTGTTGAATTAATCAGATCTATTCAATCCAGGCAACAGTTGCCAAATCATGAAAG CTTTTATCCCCCAGTTGATGAACCTTCCATTGGCACTGAAAAACTAGATTTATCTGAGCatcatgaaaggaaaaaaatattcagtggaaaaacttttgtatttctgtctgcCAAGCAG CATAAGAAACTGGGTCCAGCAGTTATTCTTGGAGGAGGGGAAGTGAAGTTGAtgacagaaggaagagaagaaatgccCTCACTAATTTCTCCTGAAGTCTGTGTTGTTGATGTGGGTTTGACAAACTCTCAGAACCCAGGATCTGACTCTCTGAGAAACTGGACTGAATCCATTCTGACCATCTTGCAAAG GAAGAATCTCAGGGCTATTCCAGAGGCAGAAATTGGATTGGCAGTTATCTTCATGTCTACAGAAAAATACTGCAACCCTCAAAAGCAGCCTGGTAGCAAAG CTGTAACTGAAGGTGCTGCTGCATCTGCTGTTGTGGGCGGAGCCATTTCTCAGAGTTTGGCTGTGGATGAAACCATAATGCCAACTGCTGCAGACAGCAGCACATTGTACATAGCTGATACAGAAGAGCAGACATG TATGGAGATAGAGAATACTCCCCAGATGGATAGACAAGGGAAAATGGCTTTCCAGGATACAACCACCATAAAGAAAAACACTAACACAAGTGGCAGTGTAAATGCAGCAACATTGATATCTAGAGGGAGCAGAACATTTGGATTGAGTCAAAAAAGTCAGCCTGTCTCACCATGTAAAATTTCAGAAGCTGCTAAACCAAGCGAGAGTGCTTCACGTCACCGGTCTAACTCAATTACAAACTACTTCCAGGTAGCTAGAAAAAG GGAAAgagctgaagaagaagaggaaacatCTGTACCCAAACTagcaaaactgaaggaaaagtcATTGCCTCTTTCCAAGTGCACTGAACCCACAACGTCATCAGTCTGCAACAGTGAAGTAAAACagcatcaaaataaaaataacatccTGGACCCGAACCCAGATTTTGCATTGGAAGACACAGGTATAAAGTTTATGAGGAAAAGTATCAAACCAACAAGTGATAAAACAGACACTAAAACCATTTCTAGTGAAAATCATGcaccacagaagagaaaaaagttaGATGATTTATCTGAAGATGCAGAATCACTAGAAATTGTGTTTGGAAGCAGAGACCTAGACTGGGAAGATCAAATGGCAGATCATGACCAGGAAGCTCAAGGAAATAGAcgaaaaaaaaggtgtttggAAGCCAAAGGAAGCAGGAGtcaagaagaaaatcagagagAGGAGAATAAAATATTG AAAGAAGAGGAACTTGGATCAGTTTTAACTTCAGAAACTGAAAGTAACATCAAGCAAGAGTCACGAGTCTCg AACCACAGCAAACTGGAAGATGACTCCAGCAGTCTTCCTAGCAGGCTTCTGTTGACTGAGTTTAGATCACTGGTTGTCAGCCATCAAAGACATAACAGTCATTCTACTGGAAATACCAGCtatgggggaaagaaaaatttcaaaatgttcaAAAAG